A section of the Oncorhynchus tshawytscha isolate Ot180627B linkage group LG09, Otsh_v2.0, whole genome shotgun sequence genome encodes:
- the LOC112257936 gene encoding E3 ubiquitin-protein ligase RNF26, with amino-acid sequence MDVVNFASCAIGKCLDTFCLLLDLVIWFVNWLGRLFSNMGSSMHDLQVVPSGSILLEYWNCALFSFLTVTEVVTSTAHGAFNLLEGWLQTLGGVFESFKMVGHLSSHVAWRTKELLHRGFLSGHTVLKQTCDGFSIAFSLVLYFVNTIVNILLIGTQNCFSAMVGAWEAVSGPLHKALELALTLLTFLYSCLVGTSVLLWTPCQLALEFLGSLGHVFITVFMLNIYGLLLTAVIVALTLLYLNPELPRHVAQQCLHFVNTIPGMLSLQRTIYRLYLLAMEQAQALQDNGAGPQAMGQVAQARQPRGRTVQTSVDQGGVGHLVLDPRAPGIPTDHTGTLLPPEQTGREQVELYSTLQHLDSRWDDINLDPDQYHHQSTTRTTVKQQPASGQGSQAPPVDTGLLSLLKEHEERKKCVICQDRVKNVLLLPCRHLCLCRHCSAILLQQPPQQHSCPLCRQAITQTMDVFL; translated from the coding sequence ATGGATGTAGTGAACTTTGCTTCCTGTGCTATTGGGAAATGCCTGGACACTTTTTGCCTTCTACTAGACTTGGTCATCTGGTTTGTGAATTGGCTAGGCCGACTTTTCTCCAACATGGGTTCATCAATGCACGACCTGCAAGTGGTCCCGAGTGGCTCCATTTTACTAGAATACTGGAACTGTGCACTGTTCTCTTTCCTCACTGTAACAGAGGTGGTCACAAGCACAGCACACGGAGCTTTCAATCTACTGGAGGGATGGCTTCAGACCTTAGGAGGGGTGTTCGAGAGTTTCAAAATGGTGGGCCACCTCTCTTCTCATGTTGCATGGCGCACCAAGGAGCTGCTACACCGTGGATTCCTGTCTGGACATACTGTGCTTAAACAGACTTGTGACGGTTTTAGCATTGCGTTCAGCCTCGTTCTCTACTTTGTCAACACTATCGTCAACATTCTTCTCATTGGTACCCAGAACTGCTTCTCTGCAATGGTAGGGGCCTGGGAGGCAGTGTCAGGCCCCCTGCATAAAGCCTTGGAGCTGGCCCTCACACTTCTCACCTTCCTATACAGCTGCCTGGTGGGCACCTCTGTACTGCTTTGGACACCCTGCCAACTAGCTCTTGAGTTTCTGGGCTCCCTCGGTCATGTCTTTATCACAGTATTCATGCTCAACATCTATGGCTTGCTCTTAACAGCAGTCATTGTTGCTTTGACCTTGCTATATCTCAACCCAGAGTTGCCTCGTCATGTGGCCCAGCAATGTCTTCACTTTGTCAACACAATCCCAGGAATGCTAAGTCTACAGAGAACCATCTATAGACTTTACCTGCTGGCCATGGAGCAAGCTCAAGCTCTTCAGGACAATGGAGCTGGACCACAGGCTATGGGGCAGGTGGCCCAAGCAAGACAGCCAAGGGGCAGAACAGTACAGACTTCTGTAGACCAAGGTGGAGTGGGGCACCTAGTTCTGGATCCAAGGGCCCCAGGTATTCCTACTGACCATACAGGTACCCTTCTTCCCCCAGAACAGACTGGAAGAGAACAAGTGGAGTTATACTCAACACTTCAACACCTCGACAGTAGGTGGGATGACATCAACCTTGACCCAGACCAATACCACCACCAGTCTACAACAAGGACTACAGTGAAGCAGCAGCCTGCCTCTGGCCAAGGCAGCCAGGCCCCTCCAGTTGACACTGGCCTCCTCAGTCTATTGAAGGAGCatgaggagaggaagaagtgCGTAATCTGTCAGGACAGGGTCAAGAACGTGTTGCTGCTGCCCTGCCGCCACCTGTGCCTGTGTCGCCACTGCTCGGCCATCTTGCTACAGCAGCCCCCCCAGCAGCACAGCTGTCCCCTCTGCCGACAGGCCATCACACAAACCATGGATGTCTTTCTCTGA